The following are encoded in a window of Paenibacillus polymyxa genomic DNA:
- a CDS encoding 5'-nucleotidase C-terminal domain-containing protein — translation MNSWKKLSSILTTAALLLGCLGTAAADPATNVGTAGTATTPVSGKHITILHTNDTHAHVVANDKEMGFAKLAGIIDQYRASNPNTLLLDDGDTVHGTTFATLVNGESIVKVINKLRYDAMVPGNHEFNYGWKHLVELSKEIQFPVLSANIKQTDGTRLFEPYVIKEVDGVKIGIIGLTTPETAYKTNPKNVEGIQFTDPAAEAKAAVDEIRSKVDVVVVLGHLGQDASSKDTSLKVVKEVPGIDIFIDGHSHTVLEKGLVSDNGTLIASAGEYTKYLGVVDLWVDGGKVTQKQAKLIDSTQAVDVQPNTEIAALIASIQKDQEPILKEVVTQTSVDLEGAREKVRASETNLGDLLTDAMRDVSGADVALTNGGGIRASIKTGTVTKGDIITVLPFGNQIVTLKVKGSDIQGALENGTASYPEPSGGFPQVSGITFKIDTSAAKGSRVHSILIGGKTLDPEATYTLATNDFTAVGGDQYTMFAKYPQAGMFGSLDEALIRYMQKVGSASLQVQADGRIQEAKADGKTSVPATQAAPSASTATPAPVQEKPQPVPTPAAKPAPAKPAPEKSQTAKPQQTSNSAQVTNNHVYVVKSGDTLYDISRKHGTTWQQLQQLNKLKNPHRIYPGQKLDLPA, via the coding sequence ATGAACTCATGGAAAAAACTCTCGTCAATCCTGACGACTGCCGCGCTTTTACTTGGGTGTCTCGGTACAGCAGCAGCAGACCCAGCAACCAATGTGGGAACAGCGGGAACGGCAACGACTCCAGTCAGCGGTAAACACATCACCATCCTACATACGAACGATACCCATGCCCACGTGGTCGCGAACGACAAGGAAATGGGATTCGCCAAGCTGGCGGGTATCATTGATCAGTACCGGGCTTCCAATCCCAATACACTACTGCTGGATGACGGGGATACCGTTCACGGAACGACCTTCGCTACTTTGGTTAACGGTGAAAGTATTGTGAAAGTGATTAACAAGCTGCGCTATGATGCTATGGTTCCGGGTAACCACGAGTTTAATTATGGTTGGAAGCATCTTGTTGAGCTAAGTAAGGAAATTCAGTTCCCTGTGCTTAGCGCCAATATTAAACAAACCGACGGAACACGTTTGTTCGAACCCTATGTTATTAAAGAAGTGGACGGCGTTAAAATCGGTATTATCGGTCTGACTACGCCAGAAACGGCTTATAAGACGAATCCCAAAAATGTTGAGGGTATTCAATTCACCGATCCTGCGGCTGAGGCCAAAGCGGCTGTGGATGAAATCCGCAGCAAAGTAGATGTCGTTGTTGTTCTTGGTCACTTGGGGCAAGATGCGTCTAGTAAAGACACCAGCCTCAAGGTTGTTAAGGAAGTGCCTGGCATTGATATTTTCATCGATGGACACAGCCATACCGTACTGGAAAAAGGCTTGGTTAGTGACAATGGTACATTGATCGCTAGCGCAGGTGAATACACCAAGTATTTGGGTGTTGTGGACTTATGGGTCGACGGCGGTAAGGTTACGCAAAAGCAAGCCAAGCTGATTGATTCGACTCAAGCAGTCGATGTTCAGCCCAACACTGAGATTGCTGCATTGATCGCCTCCATTCAAAAGGACCAGGAACCTATTCTTAAAGAGGTTGTAACGCAAACGAGTGTGGATTTGGAAGGAGCACGCGAAAAGGTACGTGCAAGTGAAACCAATCTCGGTGACTTGCTCACCGATGCTATGCGTGACGTTTCGGGAGCAGACGTGGCTTTAACGAATGGTGGCGGCATCCGGGCTTCCATCAAGACGGGGACGGTAACCAAGGGAGACATCATCACTGTACTGCCCTTCGGCAACCAGATCGTTACCCTGAAAGTGAAGGGCTCTGACATTCAGGGCGCACTGGAAAATGGTACAGCCTCCTATCCAGAGCCAAGCGGAGGTTTCCCACAGGTATCAGGTATCACGTTCAAAATAGACACATCAGCAGCCAAAGGCAGCCGTGTTCATTCCATCCTGATCGGCGGAAAAACACTTGATCCTGAGGCAACATACACACTGGCCACCAATGATTTTACTGCCGTAGGTGGTGACCAATATACGATGTTCGCTAAATATCCACAAGCAGGTATGTTCGGCTCGCTTGATGAGGCGTTAATCCGCTATATGCAAAAGGTCGGCTCCGCTAGCCTGCAAGTACAAGCGGACGGTCGCATTCAAGAAGCCAAGGCTGACGGTAAAACTTCTGTCCCTGCCACACAAGCTGCGCCGTCTGCCTCAACCGCAACACCTGCACCTGTGCAGGAAAAGCCGCAACCCGTTCCTACACCGGCTGCGAAACCAGCACCCGCAAAACCGGCGCCGGAAAAGTCTCAAACAGCCAAGCCACAGCAGACATCAAATTCTGCACAAGTTACAAATAACCATGTATATGTTGTGAAATCCGGGGATACGCTGTATGACATTTCCCGCAAACATGGTACCACCTGGCAACAGCTTCAGCAGTTGAATAAGTTGAAGAATCCTCACCGCATTTATCCGGGACAAAAGTTAGACCTCCCGGCCTAA
- a CDS encoding ImmA/IrrE family metallo-endopeptidase, with translation MNELIHKLVRKYRTNCPFDIAKALGIHIRYCDLGPTTKGLYYHKLRRRFIVIHNGLTPEWKRFVCAHELGHDRLHKGISRFFMEEHSYFSPGKFEQQANRFAVLLLSEGKPPLADETLDHYLPRIGLPKETALFFNHKSEH, from the coding sequence ATGAACGAACTCATTCATAAACTTGTCCGAAAATACCGTACCAACTGCCCCTTCGATATTGCGAAAGCCCTAGGTATCCATATCCGATACTGCGATCTAGGCCCCACAACCAAAGGGCTGTATTACCACAAGCTGCGTAGAAGATTTATCGTTATCCACAATGGCCTCACACCCGAATGGAAACGGTTCGTCTGTGCGCATGAATTGGGACATGACCGACTGCATAAAGGCATCAGCCGCTTTTTTATGGAGGAGCATTCCTACTTTTCCCCAGGAAAATTTGAACAGCAGGCCAATCGGTTTGCCGTGCTTTTGCTGAGTGAAGGAAAACCGCCACTAGCTGACGAAACGTTGGATCACTATTTACCCCGGATCGGGCTGCCCAAAGAGACTGCCCTTTTTTTTAATCATAAATCAGAACATTAG
- a CDS encoding helix-turn-helix domain-containing protein, translating to MEQPAFGTYLKQQREHKQWSINQLADAAGISNSQISRIENGLRGIPKPSTLRKIADALSVSYTEMMKAAGYWGDDDSMEQSPHELYPSTVPEWATSKDRRDFKKMLEEDDELMFDGIPLDEKDRQRIKDVLTGLFWEAKQMNKHKKPNEPRTGKDQG from the coding sequence GTGGAACAGCCAGCATTCGGAACTTACTTAAAGCAGCAGCGTGAGCACAAACAATGGAGCATCAACCAGTTGGCAGATGCTGCAGGTATTAGCAATTCACAAATTTCCCGCATTGAAAATGGACTGCGCGGAATTCCCAAACCCTCCACTCTCCGCAAAATAGCGGACGCGCTTAGCGTATCCTATACCGAAATGATGAAGGCCGCCGGATATTGGGGAGACGATGATTCAATGGAGCAAAGTCCACATGAACTTTATCCTTCTACTGTGCCGGAATGGGCAACCTCTAAAGACCGCCGGGATTTTAAAAAAATGCTGGAGGAAGACGACGAATTAATGTTCGATGGCATTCCGCTGGATGAAAAAGATCGTCAACGGATCAAAGACGTGCTGACAGGTCTGTTCTGGGAAGCCAAGCAGATGAACAAACATAAAAAGCCCAATGAGCCCCGAACGGGCAAAGATCAGGGATAG
- a CDS encoding ArpU family phage packaging/lysis transcriptional regulator: protein MRNNLPELDRRKTQNALEGVFEKYRIYKTITFMDRESFITAGYTDRPNGPTNVTSDPTARTAVYNVDAPAARLAYCEMVDAVVSRLNEREQLLIRERYLKDDDVFDYKVYNYVLDPPVSKDTYTKLRTRAFYKMALALADQGVLNLAGLQKGADRKLG, encoded by the coding sequence ATGAGAAATAACTTACCCGAATTGGACCGTCGCAAAACGCAGAATGCATTGGAGGGTGTGTTTGAGAAATACCGAATTTATAAAACGATTACTTTTATGGATCGGGAGAGCTTTATTACTGCTGGCTATACGGATCGCCCGAACGGACCAACGAATGTGACAAGCGATCCAACGGCTCGGACAGCCGTATATAATGTAGATGCTCCTGCCGCCCGCTTGGCCTACTGCGAAATGGTGGATGCGGTAGTGAGTCGCTTGAATGAACGCGAACAGCTGCTCATCCGTGAACGTTATTTAAAGGATGACGATGTGTTTGATTACAAGGTTTACAATTATGTGTTAGACCCGCCAGTCAGCAAGGATACGTACACGAAGCTTCGTACGCGTGCTTTTTACAAAATGGCGCTTGCACTGGCGGACCAAGGCGTTTTGAATCTGGCAGGCTTGCAGAAGGGCGCGGATCGAAAATTGGGTTAA
- a CDS encoding phage tail sheath family protein — protein MAGGTWENTNKPVLPGLYMNFQAAAASAIQGGSRGTVVVPVKANWGPVREFVEIGSETAISQIFSGDSLDGATAYSTLYLALLGGPKKLLAYRLADDTAAEASVTLKSGGETPADVLRLKALHTGSRGNGFAVTVQPTLGDEQAREVRLYEGTKLLGTYKGSDGTAASIAKAMNENSENVWVKAEVVGDGGIPVDVSGVHLTGGNSGNSKLVNADYIAMQEALEGQEFNVLALDYAADLALLQSFAAWIKRVRNEGKGVIAVFGGSAADDVSKTAVSVASARSLALNHEGIVNVGTGVRLAGTDYSSAQTAAYVAGLIAGQRLNQSVTYAVTPFEDVTRRWTRSEQEQAVRNGVFLLFFDGRQVKALRGINSLVNPSAGQNNAWKKIRSIRVMDAINADLQRAAEETYIGKINNTVEGRLALIGAIKEYLAQLSLSNVIEADGYDVILDPAYYGDAPVIKPEPDQVFLQWNVKLTDVMEQLFGTFYVQ, from the coding sequence ATGGCAGGCGGAACATGGGAAAACACGAATAAACCGGTATTGCCGGGTTTGTATATGAATTTTCAGGCAGCAGCAGCTTCAGCGATTCAAGGTGGGTCGCGTGGTACGGTCGTTGTACCCGTTAAGGCGAATTGGGGCCCTGTACGTGAGTTTGTAGAGATCGGCAGTGAAACGGCAATCAGTCAAATCTTTTCGGGAGACAGTCTGGATGGTGCGACCGCGTATTCGACGCTGTATCTGGCTTTGCTGGGCGGTCCGAAAAAGCTGTTAGCTTACCGTTTGGCAGATGATACAGCTGCTGAAGCATCTGTGACGCTGAAAAGCGGCGGTGAGACACCGGCGGATGTGCTGCGCCTGAAGGCTTTGCATACAGGTAGCCGCGGTAATGGTTTTGCTGTAACTGTACAGCCAACTTTGGGTGATGAGCAAGCTCGTGAGGTGCGCCTCTATGAAGGAACCAAGCTGCTCGGTACGTACAAAGGCAGTGACGGTACGGCTGCCTCCATTGCCAAGGCCATGAACGAGAACAGCGAAAACGTATGGGTGAAGGCTGAGGTTGTCGGCGACGGCGGCATTCCGGTGGATGTCAGCGGCGTACACCTCACTGGCGGCAACAGCGGCAATAGCAAGCTGGTTAATGCAGATTACATCGCGATGCAGGAGGCACTTGAAGGACAGGAATTTAATGTCTTGGCCCTGGATTATGCAGCCGATCTGGCATTGCTGCAAAGCTTCGCTGCCTGGATCAAGCGTGTCCGCAACGAAGGTAAAGGCGTAATTGCTGTATTCGGCGGTTCTGCGGCAGATGATGTGTCCAAAACAGCCGTCAGCGTGGCCTCTGCACGTTCCCTGGCACTGAACCATGAAGGCATCGTGAACGTCGGTACAGGCGTACGTCTGGCAGGTACGGACTACAGTTCTGCCCAAACGGCTGCTTATGTAGCCGGACTGATCGCAGGCCAACGTCTGAATCAATCGGTAACATATGCGGTTACGCCATTTGAGGATGTAACCCGCCGCTGGACACGTTCCGAGCAGGAGCAGGCTGTCCGTAATGGTGTCTTCCTGCTGTTCTTCGACGGCCGTCAGGTCAAAGCGCTGCGTGGCATCAACAGCTTGGTGAACCCGTCTGCTGGGCAAAACAACGCATGGAAGAAAATCCGTTCCATCCGCGTTATGGACGCTATTAACGCTGACTTGCAGCGTGCAGCCGAAGAGACTTACATTGGCAAAATCAACAACACGGTGGAAGGTCGTCTGGCGCTTATCGGTGCAATCAAAGAATACCTGGCACAGCTGTCGCTGAGCAATGTCATCGAAGCAGATGGCTACGATGTCATTCTCGACCCAGCTTACTACGGCGATGCGCCAGTCATCAAACCGGAGCCGGATCAAGTGTTCCTGCAATGGAACGTGAAGCTCACCGACGTGATGGAGCAGTTGTTCGGCACATTTTACGTGCAATAA
- a CDS encoding phage tail tube protein, with protein MLDASRVILGTYGQAHVDGVWQTNINKLEASVEMEKRELNLVGNEWKVHKRGIKKGTGTMSGYKVTSDMIRRGFNRFEIITKLDDPEAFGHESIRLIRCTPDKIQLANWTAGEEVQEETTFTFEGYELLDPIVAN; from the coding sequence ATGTTGGATGCTTCAAGAGTCATTTTAGGTACGTATGGTCAGGCGCATGTGGACGGGGTGTGGCAGACGAATATCAATAAGCTGGAAGCTAGCGTAGAGATGGAAAAACGCGAGCTGAATCTCGTGGGCAACGAGTGGAAGGTGCACAAGCGTGGTATCAAAAAGGGAACGGGAACGATGAGTGGCTACAAGGTCACATCCGATATGATTCGTCGCGGTTTTAACCGTTTTGAGATTATTACAAAATTGGATGATCCAGAAGCCTTCGGACATGAAAGTATTCGTCTTATTCGTTGCACTCCTGACAAAATCCAACTGGCCAACTGGACAGCAGGTGAAGAAGTACAGGAAGAAACGACCTTCACCTTTGAAGGCTATGAGCTGCTAGATCCGATTGTAGCAAACTAA
- a CDS encoding phage tail assembly chaperone: MSLNENMTEEQILDSLFEAAEKLPEETVRIKRLDMKIVLHGLTSSKVDSIRERCTIRRTVKGAVDEKVDTETFNALLISEATGKLEVKGLSLNGWGDPRITSRLKLSGGEQSVRRMLLAGELDAVGDKVLELSGFGVEIADLKN; the protein is encoded by the coding sequence ATGAGCTTGAATGAGAATATGACAGAAGAACAAATTTTGGACAGCCTGTTTGAGGCCGCTGAAAAACTACCGGAGGAAACGGTTCGTATCAAGCGCCTTGATATGAAAATTGTGCTGCACGGCCTGACCTCCAGTAAGGTGGATAGCATTCGTGAACGCTGCACGATTCGCCGAACCGTGAAGGGGGCAGTAGATGAGAAGGTAGATACTGAAACGTTCAACGCCTTGTTGATTTCGGAAGCTACCGGCAAGCTGGAAGTGAAAGGCTTGTCCCTTAACGGTTGGGGCGATCCCCGGATTACAAGCCGCTTGAAGCTGTCCGGTGGCGAACAGTCTGTCCGCCGTATGCTGCTGGCGGGTGAACTGGATGCAGTAGGGGATAAGGTGCTGGAACTGTCCGGTTTTGGCGTTGAGATTGCCGATCTAAAAAACTAA
- a CDS encoding LysM peptidoglycan-binding domain-containing protein has protein sequence MEFSLTDGKGKKFQFPVNPEEVTISRQKGFDTTTILSYGEFDFPQGEKVKEISFSSFFPKEYNPAYCTYKDIPDPQEAMNTLNGFLLSKNPLRFIITETAVNVPVIVASHNSIFRGGEYGDVNFDLSLRTWSDMKVAKKAGVTGSKAAAVNKKPRTDMKEKKKTYTVKSGDSLSKIAKLELGDSSQWSRIYQLNKKVIGQNPNAIKPGQKLVLS, from the coding sequence ATGGAATTTAGTTTAACGGATGGTAAAGGGAAAAAATTTCAGTTTCCGGTGAATCCTGAGGAAGTGACGATCTCACGGCAAAAGGGATTTGATACAACGACGATTTTATCCTATGGGGAGTTTGACTTCCCACAAGGGGAGAAGGTGAAGGAAATCTCCTTCTCTTCTTTTTTTCCGAAAGAATACAATCCAGCGTATTGCACATACAAAGATATCCCTGATCCGCAGGAGGCCATGAACACGTTGAATGGCTTTTTGTTATCCAAGAACCCGCTACGTTTTATTATTACGGAGACAGCCGTGAATGTGCCAGTAATTGTGGCATCTCATAATTCGATCTTTCGCGGCGGCGAGTATGGGGATGTGAATTTTGATCTGTCACTGCGGACCTGGAGTGATATGAAAGTTGCCAAAAAAGCTGGCGTCACGGGAAGTAAGGCGGCTGCGGTCAACAAAAAGCCCCGCACAGATATGAAAGAAAAGAAAAAAACATATACGGTTAAGTCGGGGGATTCCTTGTCCAAAATTGCCAAGTTGGAGTTGGGGGACAGTTCGCAATGGAGTCGTATTTATCAGCTTAATAAAAAGGTCATTGGACAAAATCCGAATGCAATTAAACCGGGGCAAAAGCTGGTGCTGTCATGA
- a CDS encoding XkdQ/YqbQ family protein, which yields MSYKVILQDKYDLSPLVENINLRDSLEQIAYQGTVNLVVTPDMPAISPGMSIRVSGIPYGKKDYVPLLSPAVIWEVETSNNGLKRMTLTLYDRTVYLDKSEDEYLLPAKQTATQRFQKYARDWKLKIASLPDTKKTLGRAVYRTQSIYSMMLGDLRETAKAGGKLYHPRMISSGLELYELGTNKDVYALERVTDTTQSRTLEGAATRVKVLATAASESGNEVPSKVMALEEKDIAKYGTLQVIVQDDEVKSGAAARELAKSKLRGIQQTISVNAPDMNTIRAGDAIMLGSVKLLVISVSRELGNPGSMSLELGTYDDVKRRFYLE from the coding sequence ATGAGCTATAAAGTCATTTTACAGGATAAATATGATTTGTCGCCGCTTGTGGAGAACATTAATTTGAGGGATTCGCTGGAGCAAATCGCCTATCAGGGCACGGTCAATCTGGTCGTTACGCCGGATATGCCCGCCATTTCCCCTGGGATGTCTATTCGGGTTAGCGGAATTCCTTATGGTAAAAAAGATTATGTTCCCTTGTTGTCCCCTGCAGTGATCTGGGAAGTAGAAACCTCTAACAACGGGCTCAAACGTATGACGCTGACGTTGTATGACCGTACGGTGTATTTGGACAAGTCCGAGGATGAATATTTACTTCCTGCCAAGCAGACGGCTACTCAGCGTTTTCAGAAGTATGCTAGGGACTGGAAGCTGAAAATCGCTTCATTGCCAGATACGAAAAAAACGCTGGGACGCGCCGTATACCGCACACAATCCATTTATTCTATGATGCTGGGAGATCTGCGCGAAACGGCAAAGGCGGGGGGAAAGCTGTATCATCCACGGATGATTTCTTCCGGCTTGGAGTTGTACGAGCTGGGAACGAACAAAGATGTGTATGCTCTGGAGAGAGTCACGGATACAACTCAATCCCGTACGCTGGAAGGTGCGGCCACAAGAGTGAAGGTACTGGCTACGGCTGCTAGTGAATCAGGCAATGAGGTACCGTCCAAGGTGATGGCGCTTGAGGAGAAGGACATTGCCAAATATGGGACACTTCAGGTGATCGTACAGGATGACGAAGTCAAGTCTGGTGCAGCAGCACGTGAGTTGGCCAAAAGTAAGCTGAGAGGCATACAGCAAACGATATCAGTAAATGCGCCGGATATGAATACGATCCGAGCAGGAGACGCGATAATGTTAGGCTCCGTAAAGTTATTGGTCATTTCGGTGAGCAGGGAATTGGGCAACCCTGGCAGTATGTCGCTGGAGCTCGGAACGTATGACGATGTAAAAAGGAGGTTTTACCTTGAATAA
- a CDS encoding DUF2634 domain-containing protein gives MANLFPETDDMIWTDTDMTDPDVLEDNRAVFGRSWRFDFEAGEFVMSPSRKIVTTGEKEAWVQWCEKAIRTPRYRHVIYSPDYGSELEELIGSSYGHGVQESEIKRMVTEALLADARTASVDQFTFRWQGEACHFSCQITNVRDETEIVESVVI, from the coding sequence GTGGCTAATTTATTTCCCGAAACAGATGATATGATCTGGACAGACACGGATATGACCGACCCGGATGTGCTGGAGGATAACCGCGCAGTATTTGGGCGAAGCTGGCGGTTTGATTTTGAGGCTGGCGAGTTTGTCATGAGTCCTAGCCGTAAAATCGTGACTACAGGCGAGAAAGAAGCCTGGGTACAGTGGTGTGAAAAAGCCATTCGCACTCCTCGCTACCGGCATGTGATCTATTCACCTGACTATGGTAGCGAGCTGGAGGAGCTGATTGGCAGCAGTTATGGGCACGGTGTGCAGGAAAGTGAAATTAAACGCATGGTCACGGAGGCGTTACTAGCAGATGCACGTACGGCTAGTGTGGATCAATTCACGTTTCGCTGGCAAGGTGAGGCGTGCCATTTTAGCTGCCAGATTACGAACGTGCGAGATGAAACGGAAATTGTGGAAAGTGTGGTGATCTAA
- a CDS encoding baseplate J/gp47 family protein, with amino-acid sequence MADLPEYLVDQTEEGILNRMLEKVPSDMDKSEGSFIWDAQAPVAFMLSEAAIWAQELLRRGFASTAASDNPDFRSPELDLRTAEHGVTRREAVAASGMVTFKGTAGTTVPAGTLVATPADDVSGEASIEYATTASVTLDEQGVGEAAIRAVNPGRSGNVPAGVIQVMATPVSGVASVINTEETKSGTDVESDQLLLERFYAKVRNQGTSGNKAQYTQWANEIAGVGGVEVVPLWKGPGTVGLYVLDTDKRAASPDIVAAVQKYIDPTQDGQGEGLAPAGPVVTIMPATEVEINISVKVQRTKEKPSTLDEIKKLIESGVRTYLKQLAFYKEDPLVRYTRISAVLLDIPIIIDFSELKINGQSNQNIEIGSGQVAVLGTVSVSE; translated from the coding sequence ATGGCAGACTTGCCGGAATATTTGGTAGACCAGACGGAAGAGGGAATTTTAAATCGGATGTTGGAAAAAGTGCCTTCGGACATGGATAAGTCCGAGGGCTCTTTTATTTGGGATGCACAGGCGCCAGTGGCTTTTATGCTATCCGAAGCCGCAATCTGGGCGCAGGAGCTACTGCGACGTGGCTTTGCCAGCACCGCAGCCAGCGATAATCCGGATTTTCGCTCGCCGGAGTTGGATTTGCGGACAGCAGAGCATGGGGTGACACGGCGAGAAGCGGTTGCTGCCTCAGGTATGGTCACGTTCAAGGGCACAGCGGGAACGACCGTTCCGGCGGGAACGCTGGTGGCGACCCCGGCAGATGATGTATCCGGGGAAGCTTCCATTGAATATGCGACCACGGCATCGGTCACGCTGGATGAACAAGGTGTTGGGGAAGCAGCTATTCGGGCGGTCAATCCCGGGCGTAGCGGCAATGTGCCTGCGGGTGTCATCCAAGTGATGGCAACCCCAGTTAGCGGGGTCGCCTCTGTGATCAATACGGAGGAAACAAAAAGCGGTACAGACGTTGAGAGCGACCAGCTGTTGCTGGAGCGTTTTTATGCCAAGGTGCGGAACCAAGGCACAAGCGGCAACAAGGCGCAGTATACCCAGTGGGCGAATGAAATTGCTGGAGTGGGTGGCGTAGAAGTTGTTCCGCTCTGGAAAGGGCCAGGAACAGTGGGGTTATATGTACTGGATACGGACAAACGAGCAGCCAGCCCGGATATCGTGGCTGCGGTGCAAAAGTATATTGATCCGACGCAGGATGGGCAAGGAGAAGGGCTGGCACCAGCGGGTCCTGTGGTGACGATCATGCCAGCGACAGAAGTGGAAATTAACATCTCAGTCAAGGTACAGCGTACCAAAGAGAAGCCGTCCACATTGGATGAAATCAAAAAGCTGATCGAAAGCGGTGTGCGGACGTATTTGAAGCAGCTTGCTTTTTACAAGGAAGACCCGTTGGTACGGTATACCCGGATTTCTGCTGTTTTGCTCGACATTCCAATTATTATTGATTTCTCTGAACTGAAAATCAATGGACAGAGCAATCAGAATATTGAGATTGGATCAGGTCAGGTGGCAGTGCTGGGGACGGTGAGCGTCAGTGAGTAA
- a CDS encoding YmfQ family protein, with protein MSNNGTNSFEDLLNNPDQGKRANRSDTFVNRVTIEGDTVGQMSSERGRELLSYLPAYYETSRVMRSDMDAKGSELDALYLAMDATVGQFFVRTATWGLERWEMELGIETDLAKPLDQRRAVVESKLRGAGTFSGRLVKNVAEAYDGGTVDVTFHPAEWGFTVKFIDTIGIPPNVEDLKAAIEEIKPAHMAVEYKLRYLTIAEVESMTLYEIEHTTQDRYLGGGA; from the coding sequence GTGAGTAACAATGGAACGAACAGCTTTGAAGATTTATTGAATAACCCAGACCAGGGAAAACGTGCAAACCGTAGTGACACTTTTGTTAATCGGGTAACTATAGAGGGAGATACAGTGGGCCAAATGAGCAGCGAGCGGGGACGCGAGCTGCTTTCCTATTTGCCTGCCTATTATGAAACCTCACGTGTGATGCGTTCCGATATGGATGCTAAAGGAAGCGAATTGGACGCCTTGTATCTTGCAATGGATGCAACGGTGGGACAGTTTTTTGTACGTACCGCCACATGGGGGTTGGAACGCTGGGAAATGGAGCTGGGGATCGAAACCGACCTGGCGAAGCCATTGGACCAACGGCGTGCTGTGGTGGAATCGAAGCTGCGAGGGGCAGGAACCTTTTCCGGCCGGCTTGTCAAAAATGTAGCTGAAGCGTACGACGGAGGCACGGTAGATGTCACTTTTCATCCCGCCGAATGGGGATTTACGGTCAAATTTATCGATACCATTGGGATTCCGCCCAACGTGGAAGACCTTAAAGCAGCCATCGAGGAGATCAAGCCCGCTCACATGGCGGTGGAGTACAAATTACGCTACCTGACCATTGCTGAAGTTGAGTCTATGACCCTCTATGAAATTGAACATACAACCCAGGATAGATATTTAGGAGGTGGCGCATAG
- a CDS encoding putative phage tail protein: protein MFSSRGPELFSYLPAYYEASRVMHVDMDAKGSELDALYLALDDTLAQFFVRSATWGLERWEMELSIPIHLEKPLEQRRSVVESKLRGSGKFSGDLIRKIMSSFGVDGEVDFYPAEYKFGISFENRIPENMIDFKKIIEDIKPAHLAFYMNNKTRLAFLHENEMVSRIRLRSRVRFFGGKPWYLDGVELLNGIASLSGWTEEPMRYLNHTKLVIKHRVDHHQEGRMIIRDHYWKLDGSMKLDGSQMLSSTEKVISI, encoded by the coding sequence ATGTTCAGTTCGCGGGGACCGGAGCTGTTTTCCTATCTTCCTGCATATTACGAAGCATCCCGTGTTATGCACGTCGATATGGATGCAAAGGGTAGCGAACTAGATGCTCTATACCTTGCGCTAGATGACACGTTAGCCCAGTTTTTTGTTCGCTCCGCCACTTGGGGGCTTGAACGCTGGGAAATGGAGTTGAGTATCCCGATCCATTTGGAAAAGCCGCTGGAACAGAGGCGATCCGTTGTGGAGTCAAAACTTCGTGGGAGTGGCAAATTTTCAGGGGATTTAATACGGAAAATCATGAGCTCATTTGGTGTCGATGGGGAAGTAGATTTTTATCCGGCTGAGTACAAGTTTGGTATAAGCTTTGAAAATAGAATCCCTGAAAATATGATTGATTTCAAAAAGATCATCGAGGATATTAAGCCTGCTCATCTTGCTTTTTATATGAATAACAAAACTAGGCTTGCATTTCTTCATGAGAATGAAATGGTTTCTCGTATTCGATTACGTTCAAGAGTTCGCTTTTTTGGTGGGAAGCCATGGTATTTAGATGGTGTCGAGTTACTGAACGGAATAGCTTCTTTGTCCGGGTGGACAGAGGAACCTATGCGCTATTTGAACCATACAAAACTAGTCATCAAGCATCGAGTGGATCATCATCAGGAAGGCAGAATGATAATTCGAGACCATTATTGGAAGTTAGATGGAAGTATGAAGCTTGACGGTAGTCAGATGTTAAGCTCAACCGAGAAAGTCATTTCAATCTAA